Proteins encoded within one genomic window of Helicobacter sp. 'house sparrow 1':
- a CDS encoding HIT family protein — MERIYAPWRNEYLHKKSDECVFCSISKNPEDDTKNYVFYRDEKCYGVMNLYPYITGHILLIPHYHTDDPKNLESEIWLHLYKVAQRAISMLYDFGAEGINMGMNIKKEGGAGIPEHLHLHLLPRYNGDTNFVTSIMNHRIYSANFDEIYKKIQTLAKLHLKKEFFI; from the coding sequence ATGGAAAGAATATATGCACCTTGGAGGAATGAATATCTTCATAAAAAATCTGATGAGTGTGTCTTTTGTAGTATTTCTAAAAATCCAGAAGATGATACAAAAAACTATGTATTTTATCGTGATGAAAAATGTTATGGTGTAATGAATCTTTACCCCTATATCACAGGGCATATACTTCTTATTCCCCATTATCATACCGATGATCCTAAAAATCTTGAATCCGAAATTTGGCTACATCTTTACAAGGTTGCTCAAAGGGCTATTTCTATGCTTTATGATTTTGGAGCAGAAGGAATTAATATGGGAATGAATATTAAAAAAGAGGGTGGAGCTGGAATACCAGAACATTTGCACCTCCATTTGCTACCTCGATATAATGGCGATACTAATTTTGTGACAAGTATCATGAATCACAGAATCTATAGTGCTAATTTTGATGAGATTTACAAAAAAATACAAACTCTTGCTAAGCTTCACCTCAAAAAGGAGTTTTTTATATGA
- a CDS encoding Mur ligase family protein — MNYLMLLESIVSWIFIFSLSFYLITNLQWYNYSLYRVFTKHHKWTWHISFFFLPLALFMGVVISKSIIALGIFCALLILLYVPFLILWYLKLDKKLNFTQRVTRFFIILTLFLILHQTLFIFFNHSWFFFCSFILTLPFSILSSNLYEWILFNRFYKLAKLKLGKLKQLQIIAITGSFGKTSIKNFLNQILSSKYNVYATPRSINTIKGIVSDINSNLKEDIEIYIAEAGARQKGDIAEIATLLNHQYAVIGEIGEQHLEYFKNTQNILETKFELLKSKRLKKAFFYKENTLPQDLAQESRNLLSTYPKNIKNIQSTLENTSFELEIKGIYHKFETTILGTFNISNLSAAIMLAYELGVKIESIQKVVATMQPIPHRLQKIIAGGKIILDDSFNGNLKGMLEAIRLSSLHNGRKVIITPGLVESNNERNIQLAKTIDSVFDLVIITGDLNSKILSQYINKPQKIVLKDKSQLENILLTSTYKGDLLLFANDAPNFI, encoded by the coding sequence ATGAACTATTTGATGCTCCTTGAATCTATTGTCAGCTGGATTTTTATTTTTTCGCTGAGTTTTTATCTTATAACAAACTTACAGTGGTATAACTATAGTCTTTATAGAGTATTTACTAAACACCATAAGTGGACTTGGCATATTTCTTTTTTCTTTTTGCCACTTGCACTATTTATGGGAGTTGTCATTAGCAAATCCATCATTGCTCTGGGTATTTTTTGCGCCCTATTGATTTTGCTTTATGTTCCATTTCTAATACTCTGGTATTTAAAATTGGATAAAAAACTAAATTTTACCCAGCGCGTAACTAGATTCTTTATTATTCTCACATTATTTTTAATCCTGCACCAAACACTCTTTATATTTTTTAACCATTCTTGGTTTTTTTTCTGCTCTTTTATCTTAACTCTACCCTTTAGTATCCTAAGCTCAAACTTATATGAATGGATTTTATTCAATCGCTTCTATAAACTTGCAAAACTAAAATTAGGAAAGCTTAAGCAATTGCAGATTATTGCTATTACAGGTAGCTTTGGTAAAACAAGTATAAAAAATTTTTTAAATCAGATTCTCTCTAGCAAGTATAATGTCTATGCCACACCTAGAAGTATCAATACAATAAAAGGAATTGTAAGTGATATTAATTCAAATTTAAAAGAAGATATAGAAATTTATATCGCAGAGGCTGGGGCAAGACAAAAGGGAGATATCGCTGAAATTGCTACTTTGTTAAATCATCAATATGCGGTTATTGGAGAGATTGGTGAGCAACATTTAGAATACTTTAAGAATACTCAAAATATTCTTGAAACAAAATTTGAACTTTTAAAAAGTAAAAGATTAAAAAAAGCCTTCTTTTATAAAGAAAATACGCTTCCTCAAGATCTTGCACAAGAATCAAGAAATCTTCTTTCTACCTATCCAAAAAATATTAAAAATATCCAATCGACTCTAGAAAATACATCTTTTGAGCTTGAAATTAAGGGGATTTATCACAAGTTTGAAACAACAATTCTAGGAACCTTTAATATTTCTAATCTTAGTGCAGCAATAATGTTGGCCTATGAACTTGGAGTCAAGATAGAATCTATCCAAAAAGTTGTTGCTACTATGCAACCCATTCCTCATAGGCTTCAAAAAATAATAGCTGGGGGTAAGATTATTCTTGATGATAGCTTTAATGGAAACCTCAAAGGTATGCTAGAAGCAATTAGGCTTTCTAGCTTACATAATGGTAGAAAGGTTATTATCACACCTGGACTTGTGGAAAGTAATAATGAACGAAACATCCAACTTGCCAAGACCATAGATTCTGTTTTTGATCTAGTAATTATCACGGGAGATCTTAATTCAAAAATACTTTCACAATATATCAATAAACCTCAAAAAATTGTTTTAAAAGATAAAAGTCAGCTAGAGAATATTTTGCTTACTTCAACATACAAAGGTGATTTATTGCTTTTTGCAAATGATGCGCCAAACTTTATTTAG
- a CDS encoding acylphosphatase, with translation MKQTMHILVYGVVQGVGYRKFVKNKAEDLGIKGSVENLEDFSVEIYANGEFEILESFISLLRIGPQNAIVEDIKTSVVSRRDFKDFSILRK, from the coding sequence ATGAAGCAAACGATGCATATTCTTGTATATGGTGTTGTCCAGGGAGTGGGATATAGAAAATTTGTCAAAAATAAAGCAGAAGATCTTGGAATTAAGGGAAGTGTGGAAAATCTTGAGGATTTTAGTGTAGAGATTTATGCAAATGGGGAATTTGAAATTTTAGAGTCTTTTATATCCTTACTAAGAATTGGTCCTCAAAATGCAATTGTGGAAGATATAAAAACTTCAGTTGTCTCTAGAAGAGATTTTAAAGATTTCTCTATCTTAAGGAAGTAA
- a CDS encoding D-alanine--D-alanine ligase, with translation MRIGILFGGVSWEHEISIVSAITLKKVLNFKNISFIFLDKNHNFYEIESEAMHAGFFTSTEYIKCSHLGVDNRGFFKTSFFSKKYLEIDLIINLIHGADGEDGTIASLLDFYQIPFIGPRMEASVLSFNKHYTKLFAQSRGVPMLPFEILEEKSKRETSLQLPLIVKPSRLGSSIGVNIVRDLKEFNYALDCAFEYDKEVILEPFVEGVKEYNLAGYKAKDFVFSIIEEPKKKDFLNFENKYLDFSRDEKTEDADIPQAIAEKMRESFKKIYENCFEGALIRCDFFVIDGEVFLNEINPIPGSMANYLFKDFNRAITELYENLPRKKTIPIDYQYIKKIQKAK, from the coding sequence ATGCGTATTGGTATTTTGTTTGGTGGAGTAAGCTGGGAACATGAGATAAGTATCGTAAGTGCAATCACCTTAAAAAAAGTTTTAAATTTTAAAAATATTTCTTTTATTTTTCTAGATAAAAATCACAATTTTTATGAAATAGAATCAGAAGCTATGCACGCAGGTTTTTTTACATCAACAGAATACATAAAATGTAGTCACTTAGGTGTAGATAATCGGGGGTTTTTTAAAACTTCTTTCTTTAGCAAAAAATATCTAGAAATAGATCTTATTATTAACCTTATCCACGGGGCAGATGGAGAAGATGGAACAATTGCCTCCTTGCTTGATTTTTATCAGATTCCATTTATTGGTCCTAGAATGGAAGCAAGTGTCTTGAGTTTTAACAAACATTACACAAAACTTTTTGCACAATCTAGAGGTGTTCCTATGTTACCATTTGAGATATTAGAAGAGAAAAGTAAAAGAGAAACCTCACTTCAGCTTCCGCTTATTGTCAAACCTTCTCGATTAGGAAGCTCTATAGGCGTAAATATTGTTAGAGATTTAAAAGAATTTAACTATGCATTAGATTGTGCTTTTGAGTATGATAAAGAGGTGATTCTTGAACCATTTGTTGAGGGCGTAAAAGAATATAATCTTGCAGGATACAAAGCCAAAGATTTTGTTTTTTCTATAATCGAGGAACCAAAGAAAAAAGATTTCTTGAATTTTGAAAATAAATATCTTGATTTTTCAAGGGATGAAAAAACAGAAGATGCGGATATTCCACAAGCAATTGCTGAAAAAATGAGAGAAAGCTTTAAGAAAATTTATGAAAACTGTTTTGAAGGGGCTTTAATACGCTGTGACTTCTTTGTTATAGATGGAGAAGTATTTCTTAATGAAATCAATCCCATTCCAGGAAGTATGGCAAACTACCTTTTTAAAGACTTTAATAGAGCAATTACTGAGCTTTATGAAAATCTACCTAGAAAGAAAACCATCCCTATTGATTATCAGTATATTAAAAAGATTCAAAAAGCAAAATAG
- a CDS encoding adenylyl-sulfate kinase, with product MQKDLLQKRGAVVWICGLAGSGKSTIARALQQIFLQKKDNVIYLDGDELRDILGYFNYDKNSRIQMAKKRALMANFLANQGMIVLVSTISLFNEVYDFNRQLFSNYNEIFVDCELEELKRRDQKGLYSGSQNKKIQNVVGIDIQYDYPKADLIVVNNTPEDLDNNIQTIMQFLLQKNSSVFN from the coding sequence ATGCAAAAAGATTTACTACAAAAAAGAGGAGCTGTTGTTTGGATATGTGGGCTTGCTGGGAGTGGAAAAAGCACTATTGCAAGAGCATTGCAGCAGATTTTTTTACAAAAAAAAGATAATGTTATTTATTTGGATGGTGATGAGTTAAGAGATATATTAGGGTACTTTAATTATGATAAGAATTCAAGGATACAAATGGCTAAAAAAAGGGCTTTAATGGCAAATTTCTTAGCCAATCAGGGTATGATTGTTCTTGTTTCTACAATTTCTCTTTTTAATGAGGTATATGACTTTAATCGTCAATTGTTTAGTAACTATAATGAAATTTTTGTGGATTGCGAACTAGAGGAATTAAAAAGAAGGGATCAAAAAGGGTTGTATTCTGGTTCTCAAAATAAAAAAATCCAAAATGTTGTTGGAATTGATATCCAATATGATTACCCAAAAGCTGATCTGATAGTGGTTAATAATACTCCTGAAGATTTGGACAATAATATTCAAACAATAATGCAATTTTTATTGCAAAAGAACAGTAGTGTTTTTAACTGA
- a CDS encoding class I SAM-dependent methyltransferase — MKQGDFTQVAQYYHNRPAYSTMLLQKLLCCIKDGKKDTEDLRVIEVGAGTGKLTQLLIDHGLCVTAIEPNDNMRSEGCKNVQGPLVRWQKGSGENTGVENSVADWVIMASSFHWTDPQLSLPEFSRILKPEGYFTAIWNPRNIVSGSIFDEIEQEIKRIVPELNRVSSGGQNVKKWEEILVSTGNFKDCFFMECDYMEIMDKDRYLGAWHSVNDIQAQAGEERWKEIMAMIEKKISHLDLIEIPYKIRAWTVKNDK; from the coding sequence ATGAAACAAGGCGATTTTACACAAGTGGCACAGTATTATCACAATAGGCCTGCTTATAGCACAATGTTACTTCAGAAACTGTTGTGTTGTATAAAAGATGGTAAAAAAGATACAGAGGACTTAAGAGTCATAGAAGTAGGTGCAGGAACTGGCAAATTAACACAATTGCTAATAGATCATGGCTTATGTGTTACAGCTATAGAACCCAATGATAATATGCGCTCAGAGGGATGTAAAAATGTCCAGGGGCCTCTTGTAAGGTGGCAGAAGGGAAGCGGAGAAAACACTGGGGTGGAAAATAGTGTTGCGGATTGGGTAATAATGGCTAGTTCGTTTCACTGGACAGATCCACAATTATCTTTACCAGAATTTTCAAGAATTTTAAAGCCAGAAGGGTATTTTACTGCTATTTGGAATCCAAGAAATATAGTATCTGGATCTATTTTTGATGAAATAGAGCAAGAGATCAAACGCATTGTTCCAGAGTTAAACCGTGTAAGCAGTGGAGGTCAAAATGTAAAGAAATGGGAGGAGATATTAGTCTCTACAGGAAATTTTAAAGACTGTTTTTTTATGGAATGTGATTATATGGAGATAATGGATAAAGACAGGTATCTTGGTGCTTGGCATTCTGTAAATGATATACAGGCTCAAGCAGGAGAGGAGAGATGGAAAGAGATTATGGCCATGATAGAGAAAAAAATCAGTCATCTTGATCTAATAGAAATTCCATATAAGATTCGAGCTTGGACTGTAAAAAACGATAAATAG
- a CDS encoding class I SAM-dependent methyltransferase, which yields MKKIVEKKWDYTSHAKFYEYRPNYAPSAIAMLTEYVKYHCKKQQIKVADIGAGTGNLSLMLLENGCQVVGVEPNDAMREIGIERTKAKSENITWVRATGIETTLDSESFDWVSFGSSFNVMDRHLALLETYRILRDEGIFSCMWNHRDLEDPIQKLVEEIILSFIPHYTRGVRREEQRSIIEEHQHLFGDILFIEQDFSFHQTLENYISAWKSVKNPYWDLQTEEGRALFEKITQKMTKELPSEFDIKYTTRCWSAKKIKNGK from the coding sequence ATGAAAAAAATTGTGGAGAAAAAATGGGATTATACAAGTCATGCAAAGTTTTATGAGTATAGACCAAATTATGCACCAAGTGCAATTGCTATGCTTACTGAATATGTAAAATATCATTGTAAGAAACAACAGATAAAAGTAGCTGACATAGGGGCTGGGACAGGTAATTTAAGTCTTATGTTGCTTGAAAATGGCTGTCAGGTTGTGGGAGTTGAGCCAAATGATGCAATGCGGGAGATAGGTATTGAGAGGACTAAAGCAAAAAGTGAAAATATTACATGGGTTCGTGCTACGGGTATTGAAACAACCTTAGACTCTGAAAGTTTTGATTGGGTAAGTTTTGGAAGTAGCTTTAATGTAATGGATAGACATCTTGCATTACTTGAGACTTATAGAATTTTAAGAGATGAGGGCATCTTTTCTTGTATGTGGAATCATAGAGATCTAGAGGATCCCATCCAAAAACTCGTAGAAGAGATAATTTTATCTTTTATCCCACATTATACGCGTGGAGTAAGAAGAGAAGAGCAACGCAGTATTATTGAAGAACATCAGCATCTTTTTGGTGATATTTTATTTATTGAACAAGACTTTTCTTTTCATCAAACACTAGAAAATTATATATCAGCATGGAAGAGTGTAAAAAATCCTTATTGGGATTTGCAAACAGAAGAGGGGAGAGCTTTATTTGAGAAAATCACTCAAAAGATGACAAAAGAACTTCCCAGTGAGTTTGATATTAAATATACAACAAGATGTTGGAGTGCAAAGAAAATAAAAAATGGGAAATAA
- a CDS encoding PEP-utilizing enzyme, whose translation MGNNQISFETKARNLQKLIPLLKNAEILPLLILEVKEVFEAKTIEKIQSVFKDQKVIIRSSSFSEDCKENSNAGAFLSLINIESNDTKALLSALHEVADRLDAKDEILIQPMLEEITQCGVAFSVDKDNLSPYFCIQYDESGSNSSVTDGSSTQLLTLTHFRDAPLPSDKKLRQIIVLLLELEEIFNYKALDIEFAYSKNDDEEKLFLLQVRPLVVAKKQDFSSLITQKMLTRLAKRFNSLQFCHSDVLGSKTIFGVMPDWNPAEIIGLRPKRLALSLYKEIVTDNIWAYQRDNYGYRKLRSHPLMHSFCGIPYIDVRLSFNSFIPKKLSKNIAQKLVEYYMDCLISKPYLHDKIEFDIVFSCYDFSIQDRLNKLLNYGFTPEEISEIKNTLLEITNNIIHPKNGLYLKDLAKIDLLKDIFLDISRSHLSCIDKIYWLIENCKRYGTLPFAGIARAGFVAMQLLNSLVDIGFFSKEERMSFLNSLNTKAKQLGRDIANLTLENKEKFLEEYGHLRAGTYNILSPRYDEDFDFYFNLGEEIKDPILHEFELDDKRLEQLEKLLNERGIAIDANNFLLFIRRAIEGREFAKFEFSKLLSQAIKLIAELGGYYQIGIEDMAHVDIKVILDLYASFYSQNPRDRILSEIENNKVEYQHTLAIKLPSLLCRQEDIFSFLSRGSNPNFITQKVVSAPVATEKDKDFQGKIVLIYAADPGYDYLFSKDIAGFITCYGGANSHMAIRASELSIPAVIGVGEEIFKKCLQVKQICIDCESEQILFL comes from the coding sequence ATGGGAAATAATCAGATATCTTTTGAAACCAAGGCAAGGAATTTACAAAAGCTAATTCCACTTCTAAAAAATGCAGAAATTTTACCTCTATTGATTTTGGAGGTTAAAGAAGTTTTTGAAGCCAAAACAATTGAAAAAATACAGAGTGTCTTTAAGGATCAAAAAGTTATTATCAGGAGTTCTTCATTTTCTGAAGATTGTAAGGAAAATTCCAATGCAGGTGCATTTTTAAGTCTTATAAATATTGAAAGTAATGATACTAAAGCCCTATTATCCGCATTGCATGAAGTAGCAGATAGGCTTGATGCTAAAGATGAAATTTTAATTCAGCCAATGCTAGAAGAGATCACTCAATGTGGTGTGGCTTTCAGTGTGGATAAAGATAATCTTTCGCCTTATTTTTGCATTCAATATGATGAGAGTGGTTCAAATAGTTCTGTAACTGATGGCAGTTCTACTCAGCTTTTAACTCTTACGCATTTTCGTGATGCTCCACTTCCCTCTGATAAAAAATTAAGACAGATTATTGTATTGCTATTAGAACTAGAAGAAATTTTTAATTATAAAGCTTTAGATATTGAGTTTGCTTATTCTAAGAATGATGATGAGGAAAAACTCTTTTTATTGCAAGTAAGACCTTTGGTAGTAGCAAAGAAGCAAGATTTTTCCTCTCTTATCACTCAAAAGATGCTAACAAGACTGGCTAAAAGATTTAATTCATTGCAGTTTTGTCATAGTGATGTTTTGGGTTCAAAGACTATTTTTGGGGTAATGCCTGACTGGAATCCAGCAGAAATTATAGGACTTAGGCCAAAAAGATTGGCGTTGAGTCTCTATAAGGAGATTGTTACTGATAATATTTGGGCATACCAGAGAGATAACTACGGCTATAGAAAATTAAGATCGCATCCTTTGATGCATTCATTTTGTGGAATCCCTTATATTGATGTGCGATTATCTTTTAATTCCTTTATTCCTAAGAAATTATCAAAAAATATCGCACAAAAGCTTGTGGAATATTATATGGATTGCTTGATATCTAAACCTTATTTGCATGATAAGATTGAATTTGATATTGTGTTTTCTTGTTATGATTTTAGTATCCAAGATCGTTTAAATAAGTTATTAAACTATGGTTTCACTCCAGAAGAGATTTCAGAAATTAAAAACACACTTTTAGAAATTACTAACAATATCATACATCCCAAAAATGGCCTATATTTAAAGGATTTAGCAAAGATTGATTTGTTAAAAGATATTTTCTTAGATATTTCAAGAAGTCATCTTTCATGCATTGATAAAATTTATTGGCTCATAGAAAATTGTAAGCGGTATGGGACCTTGCCTTTTGCAGGGATTGCAAGGGCTGGCTTTGTGGCGATGCAGCTTTTAAATTCTCTAGTAGACATTGGTTTTTTTAGTAAAGAAGAAAGAATGAGCTTTTTAAATTCTTTAAATACCAAAGCCAAGCAACTTGGGAGGGATATTGCAAATCTTACCCTAGAGAATAAAGAAAAATTTTTAGAAGAATACGGCCATCTAAGGGCAGGAACTTATAATATTCTCTCTCCAAGATATGATGAGGACTTTGACTTTTATTTTAATTTAGGAGAAGAGATTAAAGATCCTATCTTGCATGAATTTGAGTTAGATGATAAGAGGTTGGAACAGCTAGAAAAATTATTAAATGAAAGAGGGATTGCTATAGATGCAAACAACTTTCTACTTTTTATAAGAAGAGCAATTGAGGGAAGAGAGTTTGCAAAGTTTGAATTTAGTAAATTACTATCACAAGCTATCAAGCTTATTGCAGAACTTGGGGGGTATTATCAAATTGGCATAGAGGATATGGCACATGTGGATATCAAAGTAATATTAGATTTATATGCTTCTTTTTATTCACAAAATCCAAGGGATAGAATCCTATCAGAGATAGAAAATAATAAAGTGGAATATCAGCATACCTTGGCGATCAAATTACCATCGCTATTATGCAGGCAAGAAGATATTTTTTCTTTTTTATCGCGAGGCAGTAATCCTAATTTTATTACGCAAAAAGTTGTGTCTGCACCTGTTGCAACAGAGAAAGATAAAGATTTTCAAGGAAAAATAGTTTTAATTTATGCAGCAGATCCAGGATATGATTATTTATTTTCTAAGGATATAGCTGGGTTTATTACATGTTATGGAGGTGCAAACTCTCATATGGCTATCAGAGCTTCAGAACTCTCCATCCCTGCTGTTATTGGTGTTGGGGAAGAAATCTTTAAAAAATGCCTCCAAGTTAAGCAAATTTGTATTGATTGTGAAAGTGAGCAAATTTTATTTCTATGA
- a CDS encoding gamma-glutamyl-CDP-amidate hydrolase, which translates to MKKMIGISQRLIEHAEYKEIREALAIDWGVFFRNKTNFIPLALSIEIDFLEYVPYLSGVILSGGNDLFCLNPDQLSKMRDDYERQIIEICLQRHIPLLGVCRGAQIIAKYFCGDFNQTSTHTKEHLITFLKKQYKVNSYHNYAITSLENFEILAQAEDGSIEAFCSHSHPIFGMLWHMEREKEMSYPSQMMWKKFLEAIEKGF; encoded by the coding sequence ATGAAAAAGATGATAGGGATTTCTCAACGATTGATTGAACATGCAGAATATAAAGAGATTAGAGAGGCTCTTGCAATAGATTGGGGAGTTTTCTTTAGAAACAAAACCAATTTTATTCCCTTGGCTTTAAGCATAGAGATAGATTTTCTTGAGTATGTCCCATATCTAAGTGGTGTGATTTTAAGTGGGGGCAATGATCTTTTTTGTTTAAATCCTGATCAATTATCTAAGATGAGGGATGATTATGAAAGGCAAATCATTGAGATTTGTCTTCAAAGACATATTCCTTTGCTTGGAGTTTGTAGGGGAGCACAAATCATTGCCAAATATTTTTGTGGAGATTTTAATCAGACATCAACGCACACTAAAGAGCATCTAATTACTTTTCTTAAAAAACAATATAAAGTAAATTCTTATCATAATTATGCAATTACTTCTCTTGAGAATTTTGAAATATTAGCCCAAGCAGAAGATGGAAGTATTGAAGCTTTTTGTAGTCACTCACATCCTATTTTTGGCATGTTGTGGCATATGGAGCGCGAGAAAGAAATGTCATATCCTTCACAAATGATGTGGAAGAAATTTTTAGAAGCTATAGAAAAAGGATTTTGA
- a CDS encoding phosphocholine cytidylyltransferase family protein, with the protein MRALILAAGMGSRLMPLTSSIPKCMVPYKDKPLIDYLLEVFAKEKRIHQIALVGGYQFDVLQNYTKHRIQRFYENKNFNTTNMVYTLFCARSFLEECIKEKEDLIISYADIVFTLETLQKICESKGEVSLAVNTKWRELWNKRFINPLDDAETLKIHHGKIIEIGKKASSYDEIQGQYMGIFRVSFNFLDKMIMLYDALDKKALYDGKDFNNMFMTSFLQKIIDCYANIEPLYINGGWFEIDSMEDLKLEYD; encoded by the coding sequence ATGAGAGCATTGATTTTAGCAGCTGGGATGGGTAGTCGATTGATGCCTTTGACAAGCAGTATTCCAAAGTGTATGGTGCCTTATAAAGATAAGCCTTTGATTGATTATCTGCTTGAAGTTTTTGCAAAAGAAAAAAGAATCCATCAAATTGCGCTTGTTGGGGGATATCAATTTGATGTTTTGCAAAACTATACAAAGCATAGGATTCAAAGGTTTTATGAGAATAAGAATTTTAATACTACCAACATGGTTTATACTTTATTTTGTGCAAGAAGTTTTTTAGAAGAATGTATCAAAGAAAAAGAAGATCTTATAATCAGTTATGCAGACATTGTTTTTACTTTAGAGACTTTGCAAAAAATTTGTGAATCTAAAGGAGAAGTTAGTTTAGCTGTAAATACAAAATGGAGGGAGCTTTGGAATAAAAGATTTATAAATCCTTTAGATGATGCAGAAACTTTAAAAATACATCATGGAAAGATTATTGAAATTGGCAAGAAAGCAAGTAGCTATGATGAGATACAAGGCCAATATATGGGGATTTTTAGGGTTTCATTTAATTTCTTAGATAAGATGATTATGCTTTATGATGCATTGGATAAAAAAGCCCTTTATGATGGGAAAGATTTTAATAATATGTTTATGACAAGTTTTTTGCAAAAGATTATTGATTGTTATGCAAATATTGAACCTCTTTATATAAATGGAGGATGGTTTGAGATTGATAGCATGGAGGATTTAAAATTAGAATATGATTGA
- a CDS encoding 3'(2'),5'-bisphosphate nucleotidase CysQ family protein encodes MIEEKLLFQVVEVAIKAGREIMSFYGSNVFEYKEDLSPVTQADKVANEVIIKELGKFSHDPICSEESILPYEKRSQLESYWLVDPLDGTKDFLAQNGSFAVNIALIHHNRPILGVIYAPSKDIAYIGLKQYGAYKIKECQKKNIERLQNTKIALPEAMDLKFIACGSIHHDSQDTKDFFQYYGLEMLKIGSALKFCALAEGSADLYPRFVGTKEWDVAAGDIILQEAGGMILDATTKQPLEYNKKSLKNNNFIAFGKRVLDGNEELLERIYTDFKGNLGFFC; translated from the coding sequence ATGATTGAAGAAAAATTACTTTTTCAAGTAGTGGAAGTTGCAATAAAAGCGGGTAGAGAGATCATGTCATTTTATGGCAGTAATGTTTTTGAATATAAAGAGGATTTAAGCCCTGTTACACAAGCAGATAAGGTAGCAAATGAGGTTATTATCAAGGAATTGGGGAAGTTTAGTCATGATCCCATTTGTTCTGAAGAATCTATTTTGCCATATGAAAAGAGAAGCCAATTAGAGAGCTACTGGCTTGTAGATCCATTGGATGGAACCAAGGATTTTTTGGCACAAAATGGAAGTTTTGCGGTAAATATTGCTTTAATTCATCATAATAGACCTATTTTAGGGGTGATATATGCTCCTAGTAAAGATATTGCTTATATTGGGCTAAAACAATATGGAGCCTATAAGATTAAAGAGTGCCAAAAAAAGAATATTGAGAGGTTGCAAAATACTAAAATAGCACTACCAGAAGCAATGGATTTAAAATTTATTGCTTGTGGTTCTATCCATCATGATTCCCAAGATACCAAAGACTTTTTTCAATATTATGGGCTAGAAATGCTAAAGATAGGGAGTGCATTAAAATTTTGTGCACTAGCAGAGGGTAGTGCAGATCTTTATCCAAGATTTGTAGGAACCAAAGAATGGGATGTAGCTGCTGGAGATATTATCTTGCAGGAAGCAGGGGGAATGATCTTAGATGCTACAACAAAACAACCTCTAGAATATAATAAAAAAAGCTTGAAAAATAATAACTTTATTGCATTTGGGAAAAGAGTTTTAGATGGCAATGAAGAGCTACTAGAGAGGATTTATACAGATTTCAAGGGAAATTTAGGTTTTTTTTGTTAG